From a single Silene latifolia isolate original U9 population chromosome 6, ASM4854445v1, whole genome shotgun sequence genomic region:
- the LOC141586062 gene encoding uncharacterized protein LOC141586062 has protein sequence MEDTKKEGDVNDNKIADVESTLEFFNGLNISINLPDFINSNDYFSQLIGRALTVDTISRGHVTCSFTVLPCLANFYNGLHGGAVAAAAERLAIACARTVVAEDKNLFLGEMSVSYLSAAGINAELIADASLVRSGRNLSVVSIEIKMKETAKLVYTAHITFFHLPASKL, from the exons ATGGAGGACACCAAAAAGGAAGGGGATGTTAACGATAATAAGATCGCCGATGTTGAATCAACACTTGAATTCTTTAATGGTCTTAATATTTCCATTAATTTACCCGATTTCATCAATTCCAACGATTATTTCTCACAGTTAATCGGACGCGCTCTTACTGTTGATACTATCTCACGCGGCCACGTCACTTGCTCTTTCACCGTTTTACCTTGCCTTGCT aACTTCTACAATGGGTTACATGGAGGGGCAGTAGCGGCGGCAGCAGAACGGTTAGCCATAGCGTGTGCTCGAACTGTCGTAGCAGAggataagaatctgtttcttggCGAAATGAGTGTTTCCTACCTATCTGCTGCAGGTATCAAT GCAGAGTTGATTGCTGATGCATCACTGGTGAGGAGTGGAAGAAACTTAAGTGTAGTATCGATTGAAATCAAAATGAAAGAGACGGCAAAGCTGGTCTACACTGCCCATATCACATTCTTTCATCTTCCTGCATCTAAATTATGA
- the LOC141586063 gene encoding uncharacterized protein LOC141586063 isoform X2 — METLVSASEQPQTLPPQNTDTHSVSVKVETLVSATEQSNEVQNLLQVIVSSIQNNRNSHLPCYLKILELFLYLLYCLFVFVCLVPVVLLIYVCVTVVTVLALAFFLVEIVVIRFLQFFVESNNFGKVVMNKTKMRIWVSMDLILLLFEVGLFYPFAKHVPGLKLVMIIGLPITNWFKIIALLIVLYILSQLVWVCIESFSGWQASDSWIYKSDLINPEATSEIFGCLLFWLAEVEVMNRVPAFKQSKIIGIYTRKWVEACIFILIGYNIITCLSQMFVCLLLRFDRDDSRLGKILRSVLSCLFLESLEKGASNRRYTAYIASGIKRSIIFLLTMVMLLLTWVLYFGRHLNVTSQDKRIMEFGTRTLSVVEQPVTPPSTMALLTKDCDGGIPQKLKRKCGRDELINRTGPNASAYQLSEAAQDFFTAKYALLKEGIFDDLHHLQSYDSGDNNENIVERLEKIVKCGEYAEDDWKMFSELLSTVDSTNEITFQKVKIWMERSHSRCKFLANTLQSEKEAAKCLNRILSGLIIAATVLMWLFLTGFATTQVIVLITSPLLAATFVFGDTAKGLFQGLIFVYVVHPFNVGDLCVIDEKLLEVKRIGVWCTTFSKVRTVSTQQEIIYPNSGLATKNVINHKTDFDWTDYMELSLSSTDEEATKNLKHQIETYLETEKEKFTPNYHSVEILEIGDKDKIAVHFRHNVQAEGWIYFECLKEKEKRKSEFSLHLRNLLNQPEFKTKTQI; from the exons ATGGAAACCTTGGTTTCAGCTAGTGAACAACCTCAAACTCTACCTCCACAAAATACCGATACTCATTCTGTTAGTGTAAAAGTCGAAACCTTAGTTTCAGCTACTGAACAATCAAATGAAGTTCAGAATCTTTTACAAGTAATTGTTTCGTCCATCCAAAATAACCGCAACTCACATTTACCATGCTACTTGAAAATCCTTGAGTTGTTTTTAtatctactttattgcttgttcGTCTTTGTATGTCTTGTACCAGTCGTGTTACTGATATATGTTTGTGTTACAGTTGTTACTGTTTTAGCTCTAGCATTTTTCTTGGTCGAAATTGTAGTTATACGATTCCTCCAGTTCTTTGTTGAGTCGAACAATTTTGGAAAAGTCGTTATGAATAAAACTAAGATGCGCATCTGGGTATCTATGGATTTGATTTTGCTCTTGTTTGAAGTAGGACTGTTTTATCCATTTGCCAAGCATGTTCCTGGGTTAAAACTTGTAATGATTATAGGTTTGCCGATAACTAACTGGTTTAAGATAATCGCTTTGCTAATTGTATTATACATTCTTAGTCAACTCGTTTGGGTCTGTATAGAATCATTTTCAGGATGGCAAGCATCTGATAGCTGGATATATAAAAGCGATTTGATTAATCCAGAGGCAACTTCCGAGATCTTTGGTTGTCTTCTGTTCTGGTTGGCAGAGGTTGAGGTGATGAATAGAGTCCCTGCTTTTAAGCAGAGCAAAATAATTGGAATTTATACTCGGAAATGGGTTGAAGCGTGTATCTTCATCCTCATAGGTTATAACATCATTACATGCTTATCTCAAATGTTTGTTTGCCTGTTATTGAGATTTGACAGAGATGATTCACGGCTTGGTAAAATCCTTCGGAGTGTACTTTCATGTTTGTTCCTTGAAAGCTTAGAAAAGGGTGCCAGTAACCGAAGATATACAGCGTACATTGCCAGCGGTATAAAGAGAAGCATCATATTCCTACTAACCATGGTGATGCTCTTACTTACTTGGGTGTTGTATTTTGGGCGACACCTAAACGTAACATCTCAGGATAAGAGAATTATGGAATTTGGTACTCGGACTTTG AGTGTTGTTGAACAACCTGTAACACCACCGTCGACAATGGCACTTTTGACCAAGGACTGTGACGGTGGGATTCCTCAGAAACTTAAGAGGAAATGTGGCAGGGATGAATTGATAAACCGTACAGGCCCAAATGCATCTGCATATCAGTTATCGGAGGCTGCTCAAGATTTTTTTACTGCTAAATATGCGTTGTTGAAGGAAGGCATTTTTGATGACCTGCATCATTTGCAAAGCTACGATTCAGGAGATAATAATGA GAATATCGTAGAAAGACTTGAGAAGATTGTGAAATGTGGAGAATATGCGGAAGATGATTGGAAAATGTTTTCTGAACTGCTCTCTACCGTTGATAGCACGAATGAAATTACTTTCCAGAAAGTTAAAATATGGATG GAAAGATCCCACAGCAGATGTAAATTTCTTGCAAATACGCTCCAGAGCGAAAAGGAGGCAGCAAAATGCTTGAACAGAATTTTAAGTGGACTAATAATTGCTGCAACTGTCTTGATGTGGCTGTTTCTCACTGGGTTTGCTACAACACAAGTAATCGTTCTCATAACATCACCGTTGCTGGCGGCCACATTTGTGTTTGGGGATACTGCTAAGGGTTTGTTTCAAGGGCTCATCTTCGTCTATGTTGTTCATCCATTTAACGTAGGCGACCTGTGTGTCATTGACGAAAAACTG CTTGAAGTTAAAAGAATCGGTGTCTGGTGCACCACGTTCTCTAAGGTTCGCACAGTTAGTACGCAGCAGGAAATTATATATCCAAACTCGGGGTTAGCCACCAAAAATGTCATTAACCACAAGACGGATTTTGATTGGACTGATTACATGGAACTTAGCCTAAGTTCTACAGATGAGGAAGCAACTAAGAATCTGAAACACCAAATTGAAAC GTATCTTGAGACTGAAAAAGAAAAATTCACCCCGAATTATCATAGTGTGGAGATACTGGAAATCGGAGATAAAGACAAGATTGCAGTTCATTTTAGACACAATGTGCAAGCTGAAGGTTGGATCTACTTTGAATGTCTAAAGGAGAAGGAGAAACGGAAATCTGAGTTTTCGCTCCATTTAAGAAATCTCCTGAATCAACCAGAATTCAAAACAAAAACTCAAATCTGA
- the LOC141586063 gene encoding mechanosensitive ion channel protein 10-like isoform X1, with the protein METLVSASEQPQTLPPQNTDTHSVSVKVETLVSATEQSNEVQNLLQVIVSSIQNNRNSHLPCYLKILELFLYLLYCLFVFVCLVPVVLLIYVCVTVVTVLALAFFLVEIVVIRFLQFFVESNNFGKVVMNKTKMRIWVSMDLILLLFEVGLFYPFAKHVPGLKLVMIIGLPITNWFKIIALLIVLYILSQLVWVCIESFSGWQASDSWIYKSDLINPEATSEIFGCLLFWLAEVEVMNRVPAFKQSKIIGIYTRKWVEACIFILIGYNIITCLSQMFVCLLLRFDRDDSRLGKILRSVLSCLFLESLEKGASNRRYTAYIASGIKRSIIFLLTMVMLLLTWVLYFGRHLNVTSQDKRIMEFGTRTLVSVLICSFLWLIKSCILLYWEAHTVYDRLHSKFTDIGKLLYFLILLSYTHFQSVVEQPVTPPSTMALLTKDCDGGIPQKLKRKCGRDELINRTGPNASAYQLSEAAQDFFTAKYALLKEGIFDDLHHLQSYDSGDNNENIVERLEKIVKCGEYAEDDWKMFSELLSTVDSTNEITFQKVKIWMERSHSRCKFLANTLQSEKEAAKCLNRILSGLIIAATVLMWLFLTGFATTQVIVLITSPLLAATFVFGDTAKGLFQGLIFVYVVHPFNVGDLCVIDEKLLEVKRIGVWCTTFSKVRTVSTQQEIIYPNSGLATKNVINHKTDFDWTDYMELSLSSTDEEATKNLKHQIETYLETEKEKFTPNYHSVEILEIGDKDKIAVHFRHNVQAEGWIYFECLKEKEKRKSEFSLHLRNLLNQPEFKTKTQI; encoded by the exons ATGGAAACCTTGGTTTCAGCTAGTGAACAACCTCAAACTCTACCTCCACAAAATACCGATACTCATTCTGTTAGTGTAAAAGTCGAAACCTTAGTTTCAGCTACTGAACAATCAAATGAAGTTCAGAATCTTTTACAAGTAATTGTTTCGTCCATCCAAAATAACCGCAACTCACATTTACCATGCTACTTGAAAATCCTTGAGTTGTTTTTAtatctactttattgcttgttcGTCTTTGTATGTCTTGTACCAGTCGTGTTACTGATATATGTTTGTGTTACAGTTGTTACTGTTTTAGCTCTAGCATTTTTCTTGGTCGAAATTGTAGTTATACGATTCCTCCAGTTCTTTGTTGAGTCGAACAATTTTGGAAAAGTCGTTATGAATAAAACTAAGATGCGCATCTGGGTATCTATGGATTTGATTTTGCTCTTGTTTGAAGTAGGACTGTTTTATCCATTTGCCAAGCATGTTCCTGGGTTAAAACTTGTAATGATTATAGGTTTGCCGATAACTAACTGGTTTAAGATAATCGCTTTGCTAATTGTATTATACATTCTTAGTCAACTCGTTTGGGTCTGTATAGAATCATTTTCAGGATGGCAAGCATCTGATAGCTGGATATATAAAAGCGATTTGATTAATCCAGAGGCAACTTCCGAGATCTTTGGTTGTCTTCTGTTCTGGTTGGCAGAGGTTGAGGTGATGAATAGAGTCCCTGCTTTTAAGCAGAGCAAAATAATTGGAATTTATACTCGGAAATGGGTTGAAGCGTGTATCTTCATCCTCATAGGTTATAACATCATTACATGCTTATCTCAAATGTTTGTTTGCCTGTTATTGAGATTTGACAGAGATGATTCACGGCTTGGTAAAATCCTTCGGAGTGTACTTTCATGTTTGTTCCTTGAAAGCTTAGAAAAGGGTGCCAGTAACCGAAGATATACAGCGTACATTGCCAGCGGTATAAAGAGAAGCATCATATTCCTACTAACCATGGTGATGCTCTTACTTACTTGGGTGTTGTATTTTGGGCGACACCTAAACGTAACATCTCAGGATAAGAGAATTATGGAATTTGGTACTCGGACTTTGGTTAGTGTTTTAATATGCTCTTTTCTTTGGCTGATCAAATCTTGTATACTCTTGTATTGGGAGGCACATACCGTGTATGATAGATTGCACTCGAAGTTCACGGATATAGGAAAGCTATTGTACTTCCTAATTCTGCTCAGCTACACTCACTTTCAGAGTGTTGTTGAACAACCTGTAACACCACCGTCGACAATGGCACTTTTGACCAAGGACTGTGACGGTGGGATTCCTCAGAAACTTAAGAGGAAATGTGGCAGGGATGAATTGATAAACCGTACAGGCCCAAATGCATCTGCATATCAGTTATCGGAGGCTGCTCAAGATTTTTTTACTGCTAAATATGCGTTGTTGAAGGAAGGCATTTTTGATGACCTGCATCATTTGCAAAGCTACGATTCAGGAGATAATAATGA GAATATCGTAGAAAGACTTGAGAAGATTGTGAAATGTGGAGAATATGCGGAAGATGATTGGAAAATGTTTTCTGAACTGCTCTCTACCGTTGATAGCACGAATGAAATTACTTTCCAGAAAGTTAAAATATGGATG GAAAGATCCCACAGCAGATGTAAATTTCTTGCAAATACGCTCCAGAGCGAAAAGGAGGCAGCAAAATGCTTGAACAGAATTTTAAGTGGACTAATAATTGCTGCAACTGTCTTGATGTGGCTGTTTCTCACTGGGTTTGCTACAACACAAGTAATCGTTCTCATAACATCACCGTTGCTGGCGGCCACATTTGTGTTTGGGGATACTGCTAAGGGTTTGTTTCAAGGGCTCATCTTCGTCTATGTTGTTCATCCATTTAACGTAGGCGACCTGTGTGTCATTGACGAAAAACTG CTTGAAGTTAAAAGAATCGGTGTCTGGTGCACCACGTTCTCTAAGGTTCGCACAGTTAGTACGCAGCAGGAAATTATATATCCAAACTCGGGGTTAGCCACCAAAAATGTCATTAACCACAAGACGGATTTTGATTGGACTGATTACATGGAACTTAGCCTAAGTTCTACAGATGAGGAAGCAACTAAGAATCTGAAACACCAAATTGAAAC GTATCTTGAGACTGAAAAAGAAAAATTCACCCCGAATTATCATAGTGTGGAGATACTGGAAATCGGAGATAAAGACAAGATTGCAGTTCATTTTAGACACAATGTGCAAGCTGAAGGTTGGATCTACTTTGAATGTCTAAAGGAGAAGGAGAAACGGAAATCTGAGTTTTCGCTCCATTTAAGAAATCTCCTGAATCAACCAGAATTCAAAACAAAAACTCAAATCTGA